CAACTAGCTGCTCGCATTGCAGATCATTGGGGACATCCTGAGCGGGCGGGTGATTTTCAACGCAAAGCTTTTGCTCATAACCGTTGCCTAACTCGTCCGAAAGTTCTTCCCCCTTATCGCCCGCTATCAGCTCCTGATGCACAAGCAAAAGCTATTGTAAGTCAGCTAACTGATTACCGATTGAGACGTGGTTTCTTGCAGTCTTTTGAGGAAGTTGTCGCGCATTTACATCATAACTCTTCAGCCAATCAATTTGAACAGGCTTTAGCCGATCTTGCCATTATGATCGGGCTTTCTTCCGAACGACACGATGTTAATGGCCAAGGGCCTGATGTATTATGGCTTTTGCCAGAAAAAATTGGATTTGTCATCGAAGCAAAAAGCCGAAAAAAGGGAAAAAAAGCGCTCACTAAAGAAGAGCATGGACAGCTCTTGGTCGCTGCCGAATGGTTTAAAACCAATTATAAAGAATACGAATGTGTGCGTGTGAGTGTACACCCTAAAAATAAAGCGACAAAAGCAGCTGTTGCAGGAGCATCACACGCTCTAACCTATGAGAAGTTAGCGCTTCTTATCTCGGACTCACGCACTCTTCTTTCTGCTCTTTGCGAGTCACAACTTTCAGCAGAGAATCTGGTGACAGAGTGCCAGAGGCTTTTATCCCGTTCATCGTTGAAATCAGGACGTATTTTAGAGAACTATTTGCTTCCTTTTAAAGAGATAGAATGAATAAGTGCCCAACAATTTGCTGCACGGGAGCGCAAAAAGGCTGTGCCCCATGAGCAACACGTTAGCAGAGAAATCATGAACATCCGAATAGCGACGAATCAGGATCGTGAAGATATCAGAAGGGTTTATTCGTCCGCTTTCCCCAAAGGCGAGAGCGAGATTGTCACAAAGCTTGCCATAGAACTACCTTCCGTGAATTCAACGCCACCGACAATCTCCCTGATTGCCGAAACTGATTGGAATTGATAACAATGAGAATTGCCAGGCTTATATTTTGGCGCCGCTGGCAGTGAAACCCGATTACCAAAAACGCCGCATCGGCTCGGCTCTAATTAAATACGGCATGCAGCAGTTGTCAGCTATGGGGGTAAATGTCGTTTTTGTTTACGGTGATCCGAAGTATTACGGAAGGTTCGGCTTTAACGCTGATGCTGCGCGTAACTACACAACGCCTTACAACCTTCAGTATCCTTTTGGGTGGCAAGCCATCGCAATCAACGAATGTGCTACAGAGAAAGCACCTGTAGCAATACACTGTGTTACCTCTTTGTGCGATCCAAAATTATGGTGAAAAAATCTGCTAATCGGGTATAGGGGTGTAATTAACTCTCCCTCACCACACCGCGCTGCATGCGGGTCCGCTCAAGGGCGGTTCATGAATATTGCCTTGGATTATCTATGTAATGAAAGAGAATCCATAATTTTCTGATAGAGAGTAAACCTAAAAGGTAATTTAGCTATAGGAAATTTTCAGATATGGATAGAATGACTCCAAGAAGAATGATTAACGATGCATCTGAATTTTTTGATGCTGCCAATATATTATGGCCTGCAAATACTGATTTATTGTATCAGTTAAATGAACTGACACCTTTTGTGGTACATTATTTAATTGGTCATTCTATTGAATTATCCCTAAAGAGTTTCTTGCTTAGT
The Candidatus Brocadiaceae bacterium DNA segment above includes these coding regions:
- a CDS encoding N-acetyltransferase; amino-acid sequence: MPKLIGIDNNENCQAYILAPLAVKPDYQKRRIGSALIKYGMQQLSAMGVNVVFVYGDPKYYGRFGFNADAARNYTTPYNLQYPFGWQAIAINECATEKAPVAIHCVTSLCDPKLW